The Pseudopipra pipra isolate bDixPip1 chromosome 6, bDixPip1.hap1, whole genome shotgun sequence genome includes a region encoding these proteins:
- the UNC93B1 gene encoding protein unc-93 homolog B1 isoform X4, producing MGPRQCQVPGWALRGQRHSWTILWVLTPTTMRRRRSRSTSAASVSASSRMWWPPVWRAPSPTAYTWVWARPRGPQNNPGCSEHAVTAPGPPAGLLQMQLILHYDETYREVKYSNIQLEDIDHKVLMGINVTPVAALLYTPILIRFFGTKWAMFLAVGIYALFVSSNYWERYYTLVPSAVAIGMVIVPLWASMGNYITRMAQKYYEYVNYKEEQERVRAPRDACNAYIIIFQTIFYSCFHVSASGMGGMGRGGRTGSAEPAPPLHLVVELRLRSDAHGLLPQQLPVPAQPHAVRSEALRDPEPRHAARLQQDSAAEPAPQRQPHRGGERVDGRRLPRHAGGAGAVRRRVPAHGGDRHAQHRLGEHLPAALQAHAGLSPAAPPAAVHLQRLRGALCLHRILPELRRVHPGAGEVGISPHGLRLLCLGVLQPGPEHAAPAPANPAPGWGCHPRRTPGAALLLGARAPAAGTGTAALHRRRTLGHGQHPQQDRNQHPPGNVVQEQGAPRLHLHHLPLVAGPGHLRRLPVIRAAHEGQAVHAAADAGGGGGDVPVDGAEAGAARGIPAAPPAAPTPQALRVPLPGGGQLGRDRLRGRRGPAGRQGEPGRGCPRGRAAHRGRGAAGIDTARPRPALKRRAGPLPSLGMPKPPPVGLKPPSGQACSPPSKAAHSAPRSGPQAPRLTCSPPERLTDPQTVVQTPRQTRGPAGHAHSPLSWGAAPQTEPQHPSPTLQPPQAGRQPPQGNLVPS from the exons ATGGGGCCAAGACAGTGCCAGGTGCCGGGCTGGGCACTGAGGGGACAGAGACACAG CTGGACGATTTTGTGGGTGCTCACCCCGACTAcaatgaggaggaggaggagcagaagtACTTCCGCCGCAAGCGTCTCGGCGTCATCAAGAATGTGGTGGCCGCCAGTCTGGCGGGCACCCTCACCTACGGCGTATACCTGGGTATGGGCAcgtcccaggggtccccaaaACAATCCAGGGTGCTCAGAGCACGCGGTGACCGCCCCTGGACCCCCCGCAGGCctgctgcagatgcagctgATCCTTCACTATGATGAGACCTACCGGGAGGTGAAGTACAGCAACATCCAGCTGGAGGACATCGACCACAAGGTGCTGATGGGCATCAACGTCACGCCCGTGGCGGCGCTGCTCTACACACCCATCCTCATCAG GTTTTTCGGCACCAAGTGGGCCATGTTCCTGGCGGTGGGCATCTACGCCCTCTTCGTCTCCAGCAACTACTGGGAGCGCTACTACACCTTGGTGCCCTCCGCTGTGGCCATCGGCATGGTCATCGTGCCCCTCTGGGCCTCCATGGGCAACTACATCACGCG GATGGCCCAGAAGTACTACGAGTATGTCAACTacaaggaggagcaggagagggtgCGGGCACCGCGGGACGCTTGCAATGCCTACATCATCATCTTCCAGACCATCTTCTACTCCTGCTTCCACGTGAGCGCCAGTGGGATGGGCGGGATGGGCAGGGGGGGCCGCACCGGCAGCGCTGAGCCTGCCCCCCCTCTACATCTCGTAGTTGAGCTTCGTCTGCGCTCAGATGCCCATggtcttcttcctcaacaactACCTGTACCAGCTCAACCACACGCTGTTCGCAGTGAAGCACTGCG GGACCCTGAGCCACGGCACGCTGCCCGGCTTCAACAAGACAGTGCTGCAGAGCCTGCCCCGCAGCGTCAACCTCATCGTGGTGGAGAGCGCGTTGATGGCCGCCGCCTTCCTCGCCATGCTGGTG gtgctggtgctgtgcGGCGCCGCGTACCGGCCCATGGAGGAGATCGACATGCGCAGCATCGGCTGGGGGAACATCTTCCAGCTGCCCTTCAAGCACATGCGGGACTATCgcctgcagcacctcctgccGCTGTTCATCTACAGCGGCTTCGAGGTGCTCTTTGTCTGCACCGGATTCTCCCTG AACTACGGCGTGTGCACCCTGGGGCTGGAGAAGTTGGCATATCTCCTCATGGCCTACGGCTTCTCTGCCTCGGcgtgctccagcctggccctgagcATGCTGCGCCTGCGCCGGCAAATCCCGCTCCTGGCTGGGGCTGTCATCCACGCCGGACTCCTGGTGCTGCTCTTCTGCTGGGCGCCAGAGCCCCGGCAGCAGGCACAGGCACCGCTGCTCTACATCGTCGCCGCACTCTGGGGCATGGGCAGCACCCTCAACAAGACCGGAATCAGCA TCCTCCTGGGAATGTTGTACAAGAACAAGGAGCGCCAAGACTTCATCTTCACCATCTACCACTGGTGGCAGGCCCTGGCCATCTTCGCCGTCTACCTGTCATCCGGGCTGCCCATGAAG GCCAAGCTGTCCATGCTGCTGCTGACGCTGGTGGTGGCGGTGGGGACGTACCTGTGGATGGAGCGGAAGCTGGCGCGGCGCGTGGAATACCGGCTGCCCCGCCTGCCGCGCCCACGCCACAAGCCCTGCGGGTACCGCTACCTGGAGGAGGACAACTCGGACGAGACCGGCTCCGAGGACGGCGGGGACCAGCAGGACGGCAGGGAGAGCCCGGCAGGGGCTGCCCGCGGGGACGAGCAGCCCACAGAGGACGGGGAGCAGCTGGGATAGacacagcccggccccgccccgccctcAAGCGCCGAGCGGGGCCATTGCCCTCCCTGGGGATGCCCAAACCCCCCCCAGTGGGCCTCAAACCCCCCTCAGGTCAGGcttgcagcccccccagcaaAGCAGCCCACAGCGCCCCCAGGTCAGGTCCACAGGCCCCCAGACTGACCTGCAGCCCCCCAGAGAGGCTCACAGACCCCCAGACTGTGGTACAGACCCCCAGGCAGACCCGCGGCCCTGCAGGTCATGCCCACAGTCCCCTAAGCTGGGGTGCAGCCCCTCAGACAGAACCACAGCACCCCAGCCCaaccctgcagcccccccaggcAGGCCGACAGCCCCCCCAGGGCAACCTTGTACCCTCCTAG
- the UNC93B1 gene encoding protein unc-93 homolog B1 isoform X6 has translation MGPRQCQVPGWALRGQRHSWTILWVLTPTTMRRRRSRSTSAASVSASSRMWWPPVWRAPSPTAYTWVWARPRGPQNNPGCSEHAVTAPGPPAGLLQMQLILHYDETYREVKYSNIQLEDIDHKVLMGINVTPVAALLYTPILIRFFGTKWAMFLAVGIYALFVSSNYWERYYTLVPSAVAIGMVIVPLWASMGNYITRMAQKYYEYVNYKEEQERVRAPRDACNAYIIIFQTIFYSCFHVSASGMGGMGRGGRTGSAEPAPPLHLVVELRLRSDAHGLLPQQLPVPAQPHAVRSEALRDPEPRHAARLQQDSAAEPAPQRQPHRGGERVDGRRLPRHAGGAGAVRRRVPAHGGDRHAQHRLGEHLPAALQAHAGLSPAAPPAAVHLQRLRGALCLHRILPGRTWDGVGGVRERGRVTLSPPSLQNYGVCTLGLEKLAYLLMAYGFSASACSSLALSMLRLRRQIPLLAGAVIHAGLLVLLFCWAPEPRQQAQAPLLYIVAALWGMGSTLNKTGISILLGMLYKNKERQDFIFTIYHWWQALAIFAVYLSSGLPMKAKLSMLLLTLVVAVGTYLWMERKLARRVEYRLPRLPRPRHKPCGYRYLEEDNSDETGSEDGGDQQDGRESPAGAARGDEQPTEDGEQLG, from the exons ATGGGGCCAAGACAGTGCCAGGTGCCGGGCTGGGCACTGAGGGGACAGAGACACAG CTGGACGATTTTGTGGGTGCTCACCCCGACTAcaatgaggaggaggaggagcagaagtACTTCCGCCGCAAGCGTCTCGGCGTCATCAAGAATGTGGTGGCCGCCAGTCTGGCGGGCACCCTCACCTACGGCGTATACCTGGGTATGGGCAcgtcccaggggtccccaaaACAATCCAGGGTGCTCAGAGCACGCGGTGACCGCCCCTGGACCCCCCGCAGGCctgctgcagatgcagctgATCCTTCACTATGATGAGACCTACCGGGAGGTGAAGTACAGCAACATCCAGCTGGAGGACATCGACCACAAGGTGCTGATGGGCATCAACGTCACGCCCGTGGCGGCGCTGCTCTACACACCCATCCTCATCAG GTTTTTCGGCACCAAGTGGGCCATGTTCCTGGCGGTGGGCATCTACGCCCTCTTCGTCTCCAGCAACTACTGGGAGCGCTACTACACCTTGGTGCCCTCCGCTGTGGCCATCGGCATGGTCATCGTGCCCCTCTGGGCCTCCATGGGCAACTACATCACGCG GATGGCCCAGAAGTACTACGAGTATGTCAACTacaaggaggagcaggagagggtgCGGGCACCGCGGGACGCTTGCAATGCCTACATCATCATCTTCCAGACCATCTTCTACTCCTGCTTCCACGTGAGCGCCAGTGGGATGGGCGGGATGGGCAGGGGGGGCCGCACCGGCAGCGCTGAGCCTGCCCCCCCTCTACATCTCGTAGTTGAGCTTCGTCTGCGCTCAGATGCCCATggtcttcttcctcaacaactACCTGTACCAGCTCAACCACACGCTGTTCGCAGTGAAGCACTGCG GGACCCTGAGCCACGGCACGCTGCCCGGCTTCAACAAGACAGTGCTGCAGAGCCTGCCCCGCAGCGTCAACCTCATCGTGGTGGAGAGCGCGTTGATGGCCGCCGCCTTCCTCGCCATGCTGGTG gtgctggtgctgtgcGGCGCCGCGTACCGGCCCATGGAGGAGATCGACATGCGCAGCATCGGCTGGGGGAACATCTTCCAGCTGCCCTTCAAGCACATGCGGGACTATCgcctgcagcacctcctgccGCTGTTCATCTACAGCGGCTTCGAGGTGCTCTTTGTCTGCACCGGATTCTCCCTGGTAGGacctgggatggggtgggaggggtgagGGAGCGGGGCCGCGTGACACTGAGCCCGCCCTCGCTGCAGAACTACGGCGTGTGCACCCTGGGGCTGGAGAAGTTGGCATATCTCCTCATGGCCTACGGCTTCTCTGCCTCGGcgtgctccagcctggccctgagcATGCTGCGCCTGCGCCGGCAAATCCCGCTCCTGGCTGGGGCTGTCATCCACGCCGGACTCCTGGTGCTGCTCTTCTGCTGGGCGCCAGAGCCCCGGCAGCAGGCACAGGCACCGCTGCTCTACATCGTCGCCGCACTCTGGGGCATGGGCAGCACCCTCAACAAGACCGGAATCAGCA TCCTCCTGGGAATGTTGTACAAGAACAAGGAGCGCCAAGACTTCATCTTCACCATCTACCACTGGTGGCAGGCCCTGGCCATCTTCGCCGTCTACCTGTCATCCGGGCTGCCCATGAAG GCCAAGCTGTCCATGCTGCTGCTGACGCTGGTGGTGGCGGTGGGGACGTACCTGTGGATGGAGCGGAAGCTGGCGCGGCGCGTGGAATACCGGCTGCCCCGCCTGCCGCGCCCACGCCACAAGCCCTGCGGGTACCGCTACCTGGAGGAGGACAACTCGGACGAGACCGGCTCCGAGGACGGCGGGGACCAGCAGGACGGCAGGGAGAGCCCGGCAGGGGCTGCCCGCGGGGACGAGCAGCCCACAGAGGACGGGGAGCAGCTGGGATAG
- the UNC93B1 gene encoding protein unc-93 homolog B1 isoform X7 has product MGPRQCQVPGWALRGQRHSWTILWVLTPTTMRRRRSRSTSAASVSASSRMWWPPVWRAPSPTAYTWVWARPRGPQNNPGCSEHAVTAPGPPAGLLQMQLILHYDETYREVKYSNIQLEDIDHKVLMGINVTPVAALLYTPILIRFFGTKWAMFLAVGIYALFVSSNYWERYYTLVPSAVAIGMVIVPLWASMGNYITRMAQKYYEYVNYKEEQERVRAPRDACNAYIIIFQTIFYSCFHLSFVCAQMPMVFFLNNYLYQLNHTLFAVKHCGTLSHGTLPGFNKTVLQSLPRSVNLIVVESALMAAAFLAMLVVLVLCGAAYRPMEEIDMRSIGWGNIFQLPFKHMRDYRLQHLLPLFIYSGFEVLFVCTGFSLNYGVCTLGLEKLAYLLMAYGFSASACSSLALSMLRLRRQIPLLAGAVIHAGLLVLLFCWAPEPRQQAQAPLLYIVAALWGMGSTLNKTGISILLGMLYKNKERQDFIFTIYHWWQALAIFAVYLSSGLPMKAKLSMLLLTLVVAVGTYLWMERKLARRVEYRLPRLPRPRHKPCGYRYLEEDNSDETGSEDGGDQQDGRESPAGAARGDEQPTEDGEQLG; this is encoded by the exons ATGGGGCCAAGACAGTGCCAGGTGCCGGGCTGGGCACTGAGGGGACAGAGACACAG CTGGACGATTTTGTGGGTGCTCACCCCGACTAcaatgaggaggaggaggagcagaagtACTTCCGCCGCAAGCGTCTCGGCGTCATCAAGAATGTGGTGGCCGCCAGTCTGGCGGGCACCCTCACCTACGGCGTATACCTGGGTATGGGCAcgtcccaggggtccccaaaACAATCCAGGGTGCTCAGAGCACGCGGTGACCGCCCCTGGACCCCCCGCAGGCctgctgcagatgcagctgATCCTTCACTATGATGAGACCTACCGGGAGGTGAAGTACAGCAACATCCAGCTGGAGGACATCGACCACAAGGTGCTGATGGGCATCAACGTCACGCCCGTGGCGGCGCTGCTCTACACACCCATCCTCATCAG GTTTTTCGGCACCAAGTGGGCCATGTTCCTGGCGGTGGGCATCTACGCCCTCTTCGTCTCCAGCAACTACTGGGAGCGCTACTACACCTTGGTGCCCTCCGCTGTGGCCATCGGCATGGTCATCGTGCCCCTCTGGGCCTCCATGGGCAACTACATCACGCG GATGGCCCAGAAGTACTACGAGTATGTCAACTacaaggaggagcaggagagggtgCGGGCACCGCGGGACGCTTGCAATGCCTACATCATCATCTTCCAGACCATCTTCTACTCCTGCTTCCAC TTGAGCTTCGTCTGCGCTCAGATGCCCATggtcttcttcctcaacaactACCTGTACCAGCTCAACCACACGCTGTTCGCAGTGAAGCACTGCG GGACCCTGAGCCACGGCACGCTGCCCGGCTTCAACAAGACAGTGCTGCAGAGCCTGCCCCGCAGCGTCAACCTCATCGTGGTGGAGAGCGCGTTGATGGCCGCCGCCTTCCTCGCCATGCTGGTG gtgctggtgctgtgcGGCGCCGCGTACCGGCCCATGGAGGAGATCGACATGCGCAGCATCGGCTGGGGGAACATCTTCCAGCTGCCCTTCAAGCACATGCGGGACTATCgcctgcagcacctcctgccGCTGTTCATCTACAGCGGCTTCGAGGTGCTCTTTGTCTGCACCGGATTCTCCCTG AACTACGGCGTGTGCACCCTGGGGCTGGAGAAGTTGGCATATCTCCTCATGGCCTACGGCTTCTCTGCCTCGGcgtgctccagcctggccctgagcATGCTGCGCCTGCGCCGGCAAATCCCGCTCCTGGCTGGGGCTGTCATCCACGCCGGACTCCTGGTGCTGCTCTTCTGCTGGGCGCCAGAGCCCCGGCAGCAGGCACAGGCACCGCTGCTCTACATCGTCGCCGCACTCTGGGGCATGGGCAGCACCCTCAACAAGACCGGAATCAGCA TCCTCCTGGGAATGTTGTACAAGAACAAGGAGCGCCAAGACTTCATCTTCACCATCTACCACTGGTGGCAGGCCCTGGCCATCTTCGCCGTCTACCTGTCATCCGGGCTGCCCATGAAG GCCAAGCTGTCCATGCTGCTGCTGACGCTGGTGGTGGCGGTGGGGACGTACCTGTGGATGGAGCGGAAGCTGGCGCGGCGCGTGGAATACCGGCTGCCCCGCCTGCCGCGCCCACGCCACAAGCCCTGCGGGTACCGCTACCTGGAGGAGGACAACTCGGACGAGACCGGCTCCGAGGACGGCGGGGACCAGCAGGACGGCAGGGAGAGCCCGGCAGGGGCTGCCCGCGGGGACGAGCAGCCCACAGAGGACGGGGAGCAGCTGGGATAG
- the UNC93B1 gene encoding protein unc-93 homolog B1 isoform X8, protein MEKDPDCCQDGAKTVPGAGLGTEGTETQLDDFVGAHPDYNEEEEEQKYFRRKRLGVIKNVVAASLAGTLTYGVYLGLLQMQLILHYDETYREVKYSNIQLEDIDHKVLMGINVTPVAALLYTPILIRFFGTKWAMFLAVGIYALFVSSNYWERYYTLVPSAVAIGMVIVPLWASMGNYITRMAQKYYEYVNYKEEQERVRAPRDACNAYIIIFQTIFYSCFHLSFVCAQMPMVFFLNNYLYQLNHTLFAVKHCGTLSHGTLPGFNKTVLQSLPRSVNLIVVESALMAAAFLAMLVVLVLCGAAYRPMEEIDMRSIGWGNIFQLPFKHMRDYRLQHLLPLFIYSGFEVLFVCTGFSLNYGVCTLGLEKLAYLLMAYGFSASACSSLALSMLRLRRQIPLLAGAVIHAGLLVLLFCWAPEPRQQAQAPLLYIVAALWGMGSTLNKTGISILLGMLYKNKERQDFIFTIYHWWQALAIFAVYLSSGLPMKAKLSMLLLTLVVAVGTYLWMERKLARRVEYRLPRLPRPRHKPCGYRYLEEDNSDETGSEDGGDQQDGRESPAGAARGDEQPTEDGEQLG, encoded by the exons ATGGAGAAGGACCCCGACTGCTGCCAGGATGGGGCCAAGACAGTGCCAGGTGCCGGGCTGGGCACTGAGGGGACAGAGACACAG CTGGACGATTTTGTGGGTGCTCACCCCGACTAcaatgaggaggaggaggagcagaagtACTTCCGCCGCAAGCGTCTCGGCGTCATCAAGAATGTGGTGGCCGCCAGTCTGGCGGGCACCCTCACCTACGGCGTATACCTGG GCctgctgcagatgcagctgATCCTTCACTATGATGAGACCTACCGGGAGGTGAAGTACAGCAACATCCAGCTGGAGGACATCGACCACAAGGTGCTGATGGGCATCAACGTCACGCCCGTGGCGGCGCTGCTCTACACACCCATCCTCATCAG GTTTTTCGGCACCAAGTGGGCCATGTTCCTGGCGGTGGGCATCTACGCCCTCTTCGTCTCCAGCAACTACTGGGAGCGCTACTACACCTTGGTGCCCTCCGCTGTGGCCATCGGCATGGTCATCGTGCCCCTCTGGGCCTCCATGGGCAACTACATCACGCG GATGGCCCAGAAGTACTACGAGTATGTCAACTacaaggaggagcaggagagggtgCGGGCACCGCGGGACGCTTGCAATGCCTACATCATCATCTTCCAGACCATCTTCTACTCCTGCTTCCAC TTGAGCTTCGTCTGCGCTCAGATGCCCATggtcttcttcctcaacaactACCTGTACCAGCTCAACCACACGCTGTTCGCAGTGAAGCACTGCG GGACCCTGAGCCACGGCACGCTGCCCGGCTTCAACAAGACAGTGCTGCAGAGCCTGCCCCGCAGCGTCAACCTCATCGTGGTGGAGAGCGCGTTGATGGCCGCCGCCTTCCTCGCCATGCTGGTG gtgctggtgctgtgcGGCGCCGCGTACCGGCCCATGGAGGAGATCGACATGCGCAGCATCGGCTGGGGGAACATCTTCCAGCTGCCCTTCAAGCACATGCGGGACTATCgcctgcagcacctcctgccGCTGTTCATCTACAGCGGCTTCGAGGTGCTCTTTGTCTGCACCGGATTCTCCCTG AACTACGGCGTGTGCACCCTGGGGCTGGAGAAGTTGGCATATCTCCTCATGGCCTACGGCTTCTCTGCCTCGGcgtgctccagcctggccctgagcATGCTGCGCCTGCGCCGGCAAATCCCGCTCCTGGCTGGGGCTGTCATCCACGCCGGACTCCTGGTGCTGCTCTTCTGCTGGGCGCCAGAGCCCCGGCAGCAGGCACAGGCACCGCTGCTCTACATCGTCGCCGCACTCTGGGGCATGGGCAGCACCCTCAACAAGACCGGAATCAGCA TCCTCCTGGGAATGTTGTACAAGAACAAGGAGCGCCAAGACTTCATCTTCACCATCTACCACTGGTGGCAGGCCCTGGCCATCTTCGCCGTCTACCTGTCATCCGGGCTGCCCATGAAG GCCAAGCTGTCCATGCTGCTGCTGACGCTGGTGGTGGCGGTGGGGACGTACCTGTGGATGGAGCGGAAGCTGGCGCGGCGCGTGGAATACCGGCTGCCCCGCCTGCCGCGCCCACGCCACAAGCCCTGCGGGTACCGCTACCTGGAGGAGGACAACTCGGACGAGACCGGCTCCGAGGACGGCGGGGACCAGCAGGACGGCAGGGAGAGCCCGGCAGGGGCTGCCCGCGGGGACGAGCAGCCCACAGAGGACGGGGAGCAGCTGGGATAG